One window from the genome of Cottoperca gobio chromosome 15, fCotGob3.1, whole genome shotgun sequence encodes:
- the camk2g2 gene encoding calcium/calmodulin-dependent protein kinase type II subunit gamma isoform X8 codes for MSTVVTSTRFTDEYQLYEELGKGAFSIVRRCVKKSTGQEYAAKIINTKKLSARDHQKLDREARICRLLKHPNIVRLHDSISEEGFHYLVFDLVTGGELFEDIVAREYYSEADASHCINQILESVSHIHQHDIVHRDLKPENLLLASKMKGAAVKLADFGLAIEVQAEQQAWFGFAGTPGYLSPEVLRKDPYGKPVDIWACGVILYILLVGYPPFWDEDQHKLYQQIKAGAYDFPSPEWDTVTPEAKNLINQMLTINPAKRITSDQAIKHPWVCQRSTVASMMHRQETVECLRKFNARRKLKGAILTTMLVSRNFSVGRQHTSPAATTSTAAMTQEACKTLLNKKSDGVKSQGTNSKNSVVSSSSTKDSSMSSSAPMEAQTTVVHNPADGTKGSTESCNNTEEEEMKVAACESTTTDSAVLSQCSTFEDQTQLPQYPSPTSRKQEIIKMTEQLIEAINNGDFEAYTRICDPGLTSFEPEALGNLVEGMDFHKFYFENLLSKNSKPVHTTILNPHVHLIGEDAACIAYIRLTQYMDTQGRPRSCQSEETRVWHRREAKWLNVHFHCSGAPAAPLQ; via the exons ATCACCAGAAATTGGACCGGGAGGCCAGAATCTGTCGTCTGCTGAAACATCCAAACATAG TACGACTCCATGACAGCATCTCAGAGGAAGGCTTCCATTACCTTGTCTTTGACCT cgtCACTGGAGGAGAGCTGTTTGAGGACATTGTTGCCAGAGAGTATTACAGCGAGGCGGACGCCAG cCACTGCATCAATCAGATCCTGGAGAGCGTCAGTCACATCCACCAGCATGACATTGTGCACAGGGACCTCAAG CCAGAGAACCTGCTCCTGGCCAGTAAGATGAAGGGAGCAGCGGTGAAGCTTGCAGACTTCGGTCTTGCCATCGAGGTGCAGGCGGAGCAACAGGCATGGTTTG GTTTCGCAGGAACTCCGGGGTATCTGTCCCCAGAGGTGTTGAGAAAGGACCCGTACGGCAAGCCAGTGGACATATGGGCATGTG GTGTGATCCTGTACATCTTGTTGGTGGGATATCCTCCCTTCTGGGACGAGGACCAGCACAAACTGTACCAACAAATTAAGGCCGGTGCATATGAC TTTCCTTCTCCAGAGTGGGACACGGTGACCCCCGAGGCCAAGAATCTGATCAATCAGATGTTAACGATTAACCCTGCCAAAAGGATCACCTCCGACCAGGCCATCAAGCATCCCTGGGTCTGC CAACGCTCCACTGTGGCCTCCATGATGCACCGTCAAGAGACCGTGGAGTGTCTGCGCAAGTTCAACGCCAGGAGGAAACTTAAA GGAGCTATCCTCACAACAATGCTGGTGTCCAGGAACTTCTCAG TGGGACGGCAGCATACCAGCCCTGCCGCTACCACCAGCACGGccgcaatgacacaggaag cGTGCAAAACCTTACTAAACAAAAAGTCTGACGGTGTGAAG TCGCAGGGAACCAACAGTAAAAACAGTGtagtgagcagcagcagcaccaaaGACAGCAGCATGTCATCTTCAGCACCAATG GAAGCCCAGACAACTGTTGTACACAACCCAGCTGACGGCACCAAG gGCTCCACAGAGAGCTGTAATaacacagaagaggaggagatgaaag TCGCTGCCTGTGAGTCTACTACTACAGACAGTGCAGTGTTAAGCCAGTGCAGCACTTTTGAGGACCAGACCCAGTTGCCTCAGTACCCGTCACCCACCT CTCGTAAACAGGAGATAATAAAGATGACTGAGCAGCTGATTGAAGCCATCAACAATGGGGATTTCGAGGCTTACAC GAGAATCTGTGACCCTGGACTGACTTCTTTTGAGCCTGAGGCTCTTGGAAACCTGGTGGAGGGCATGGACTTCCACAAGTTCTACTTTGAGAACC TGCTGAGTAAAAACAGCAAGCCAGTGCACACCACCATCCTGAACCCCCACGTCCATCTGATCGGTGAGGATGCCGCCTGCATCGCCTACATCCGCCTGACGCAGTACATGGACACGCAGGGCCGGCCGCGCTCCTGCCAGTCGGAGGAGACGCGTGTGTGGCATCGCCGCGAAGCCAAATGGCTCAACGTGCATTTCCACTGCTCAGGAGCGCCGGCTGCACCCCTGCAGTGA
- the camk2g2 gene encoding calcium/calmodulin-dependent protein kinase type II subunit gamma isoform X9 codes for MSTVVTSTRFTDEYQLYEELGKGAFSIVRRCVKKSTGQEYAAKIINTKKLSARDHQKLDREARICRLLKHPNIVRLHDSISEEGFHYLVFDLVTGGELFEDIVAREYYSEADASHCINQILESVSHIHQHDIVHRDLKPENLLLASKMKGAAVKLADFGLAIEVQAEQQAWFGFAGTPGYLSPEVLRKDPYGKPVDIWACGVILYILLVGYPPFWDEDQHKLYQQIKAGAYDFPSPEWDTVTPEAKNLINQMLTINPAKRITSDQAIKHPWVCQRSTVASMMHRQETVECLRKFNARRKLKGAILTTMLVSRNFSACKTLLNKKSDGVKSQGTNSKNSVVSSSSTKDSSMSSSAPMEAQTTVVHNPADGTKGSTESCNNTEEEEMKGRKVAACESTTTDSAVLSQCSTFEDQTQLPQYPSPTSRKQEIIKMTEQLIEAINNGDFEAYTRICDPGLTSFEPEALGNLVEGMDFHKFYFENLLSKNSKPVHTTILNPHVHLIGEDAACIAYIRLTQYMDTQGRPRSCQSEETRVWHRREAKWLNVHFHCSGAPAAPLQ; via the exons ATCACCAGAAATTGGACCGGGAGGCCAGAATCTGTCGTCTGCTGAAACATCCAAACATAG TACGACTCCATGACAGCATCTCAGAGGAAGGCTTCCATTACCTTGTCTTTGACCT cgtCACTGGAGGAGAGCTGTTTGAGGACATTGTTGCCAGAGAGTATTACAGCGAGGCGGACGCCAG cCACTGCATCAATCAGATCCTGGAGAGCGTCAGTCACATCCACCAGCATGACATTGTGCACAGGGACCTCAAG CCAGAGAACCTGCTCCTGGCCAGTAAGATGAAGGGAGCAGCGGTGAAGCTTGCAGACTTCGGTCTTGCCATCGAGGTGCAGGCGGAGCAACAGGCATGGTTTG GTTTCGCAGGAACTCCGGGGTATCTGTCCCCAGAGGTGTTGAGAAAGGACCCGTACGGCAAGCCAGTGGACATATGGGCATGTG GTGTGATCCTGTACATCTTGTTGGTGGGATATCCTCCCTTCTGGGACGAGGACCAGCACAAACTGTACCAACAAATTAAGGCCGGTGCATATGAC TTTCCTTCTCCAGAGTGGGACACGGTGACCCCCGAGGCCAAGAATCTGATCAATCAGATGTTAACGATTAACCCTGCCAAAAGGATCACCTCCGACCAGGCCATCAAGCATCCCTGGGTCTGC CAACGCTCCACTGTGGCCTCCATGATGCACCGTCAAGAGACCGTGGAGTGTCTGCGCAAGTTCAACGCCAGGAGGAAACTTAAA GGAGCTATCCTCACAACAATGCTGGTGTCCAGGAACTTCTCAG cGTGCAAAACCTTACTAAACAAAAAGTCTGACGGTGTGAAG TCGCAGGGAACCAACAGTAAAAACAGTGtagtgagcagcagcagcaccaaaGACAGCAGCATGTCATCTTCAGCACCAATG GAAGCCCAGACAACTGTTGTACACAACCCAGCTGACGGCACCAAG gGCTCCACAGAGAGCTGTAATaacacagaagaggaggagatgaaaggtAGGAAAG TCGCTGCCTGTGAGTCTACTACTACAGACAGTGCAGTGTTAAGCCAGTGCAGCACTTTTGAGGACCAGACCCAGTTGCCTCAGTACCCGTCACCCACCT CTCGTAAACAGGAGATAATAAAGATGACTGAGCAGCTGATTGAAGCCATCAACAATGGGGATTTCGAGGCTTACAC GAGAATCTGTGACCCTGGACTGACTTCTTTTGAGCCTGAGGCTCTTGGAAACCTGGTGGAGGGCATGGACTTCCACAAGTTCTACTTTGAGAACC TGCTGAGTAAAAACAGCAAGCCAGTGCACACCACCATCCTGAACCCCCACGTCCATCTGATCGGTGAGGATGCCGCCTGCATCGCCTACATCCGCCTGACGCAGTACATGGACACGCAGGGCCGGCCGCGCTCCTGCCAGTCGGAGGAGACGCGTGTGTGGCATCGCCGCGAAGCCAAATGGCTCAACGTGCATTTCCACTGCTCAGGAGCGCCGGCTGCACCCCTGCAGTGA
- the camk2g2 gene encoding calcium/calmodulin-dependent protein kinase type II subunit gamma isoform X13: MSTVVTSTRFTDEYQLYEELGKGAFSIVRRCVKKSTGQEYAAKIINTKKLSARDHQKLDREARICRLLKHPNIVRLHDSISEEGFHYLVFDLVTGGELFEDIVAREYYSEADASHCINQILESVSHIHQHDIVHRDLKPENLLLASKMKGAAVKLADFGLAIEVQAEQQAWFGFAGTPGYLSPEVLRKDPYGKPVDIWACGVILYILLVGYPPFWDEDQHKLYQQIKAGAYDFPSPEWDTVTPEAKNLINQMLTINPAKRITSDQAIKHPWVCQRSTVASMMHRQETVECLRKFNARRKLKGAILTTMLVSRNFSVGRQHTSPAATTSTAAMTQEACKTLLNKKSDGVKSQGTNSKNSVVSSSSTKDSSMSSSAPMGSTESCNNTEEEEMKARKQEIIKMTEQLIEAINNGDFEAYTRICDPGLTSFEPEALGNLVEGMDFHKFYFENLLSKNSKPVHTTILNPHVHLIGEDAACIAYIRLTQYMDTQGRPRSCQSEETRVWHRREAKWLNVHFHCSGAPAAPLQ; encoded by the exons ATCACCAGAAATTGGACCGGGAGGCCAGAATCTGTCGTCTGCTGAAACATCCAAACATAG TACGACTCCATGACAGCATCTCAGAGGAAGGCTTCCATTACCTTGTCTTTGACCT cgtCACTGGAGGAGAGCTGTTTGAGGACATTGTTGCCAGAGAGTATTACAGCGAGGCGGACGCCAG cCACTGCATCAATCAGATCCTGGAGAGCGTCAGTCACATCCACCAGCATGACATTGTGCACAGGGACCTCAAG CCAGAGAACCTGCTCCTGGCCAGTAAGATGAAGGGAGCAGCGGTGAAGCTTGCAGACTTCGGTCTTGCCATCGAGGTGCAGGCGGAGCAACAGGCATGGTTTG GTTTCGCAGGAACTCCGGGGTATCTGTCCCCAGAGGTGTTGAGAAAGGACCCGTACGGCAAGCCAGTGGACATATGGGCATGTG GTGTGATCCTGTACATCTTGTTGGTGGGATATCCTCCCTTCTGGGACGAGGACCAGCACAAACTGTACCAACAAATTAAGGCCGGTGCATATGAC TTTCCTTCTCCAGAGTGGGACACGGTGACCCCCGAGGCCAAGAATCTGATCAATCAGATGTTAACGATTAACCCTGCCAAAAGGATCACCTCCGACCAGGCCATCAAGCATCCCTGGGTCTGC CAACGCTCCACTGTGGCCTCCATGATGCACCGTCAAGAGACCGTGGAGTGTCTGCGCAAGTTCAACGCCAGGAGGAAACTTAAA GGAGCTATCCTCACAACAATGCTGGTGTCCAGGAACTTCTCAG TGGGACGGCAGCATACCAGCCCTGCCGCTACCACCAGCACGGccgcaatgacacaggaag cGTGCAAAACCTTACTAAACAAAAAGTCTGACGGTGTGAAG TCGCAGGGAACCAACAGTAAAAACAGTGtagtgagcagcagcagcaccaaaGACAGCAGCATGTCATCTTCAGCACCAATG gGCTCCACAGAGAGCTGTAATaacacagaagaggaggagatgaaag CTCGTAAACAGGAGATAATAAAGATGACTGAGCAGCTGATTGAAGCCATCAACAATGGGGATTTCGAGGCTTACAC GAGAATCTGTGACCCTGGACTGACTTCTTTTGAGCCTGAGGCTCTTGGAAACCTGGTGGAGGGCATGGACTTCCACAAGTTCTACTTTGAGAACC TGCTGAGTAAAAACAGCAAGCCAGTGCACACCACCATCCTGAACCCCCACGTCCATCTGATCGGTGAGGATGCCGCCTGCATCGCCTACATCCGCCTGACGCAGTACATGGACACGCAGGGCCGGCCGCGCTCCTGCCAGTCGGAGGAGACGCGTGTGTGGCATCGCCGCGAAGCCAAATGGCTCAACGTGCATTTCCACTGCTCAGGAGCGCCGGCTGCACCCCTGCAGTGA
- the camk2g2 gene encoding calcium/calmodulin-dependent protein kinase type II delta chain isoform X3 codes for MSTVVTSTRFTDEYQLYEELGKGAFSIVRRCVKKSTGQEYAAKIINTKKLSARDHQKLDREARICRLLKHPNIVRLHDSISEEGFHYLVFDLVTGGELFEDIVAREYYSEADASHCINQILESVSHIHQHDIVHRDLKPENLLLASKMKGAAVKLADFGLAIEVQAEQQAWFGFAGTPGYLSPEVLRKDPYGKPVDIWACGVILYILLVGYPPFWDEDQHKLYQQIKAGAYDFPSPEWDTVTPEAKNLINQMLTINPAKRITSDQAIKHPWVCQRSTVASMMHRQETVECLRKFNARRKLKGAILTTMLVSRNFSVGRQHTSPAATTSTAAMTQEACKTLLNKKSDGVKSQGTNSKNSVVSSSSTKDSSMSSSAPMGSTESCNNTEEEEMKGRKVAACESTTTDSAVLSQCSTFEDQTQLPQYPSPTSGPLQEAASSPSVPQSSCPAPGSALSPPAGSSRNLQQTRKQEIIKMTEQLIEAINNGDFEAYTRICDPGLTSFEPEALGNLVEGMDFHKFYFENLLSKNSKPVHTTILNPHVHLIGEDAACIAYIRLTQYMDTQGRPRSCQSEETRVWHRREAKWLNVHFHCSGAPAAPLQ; via the exons ATCACCAGAAATTGGACCGGGAGGCCAGAATCTGTCGTCTGCTGAAACATCCAAACATAG TACGACTCCATGACAGCATCTCAGAGGAAGGCTTCCATTACCTTGTCTTTGACCT cgtCACTGGAGGAGAGCTGTTTGAGGACATTGTTGCCAGAGAGTATTACAGCGAGGCGGACGCCAG cCACTGCATCAATCAGATCCTGGAGAGCGTCAGTCACATCCACCAGCATGACATTGTGCACAGGGACCTCAAG CCAGAGAACCTGCTCCTGGCCAGTAAGATGAAGGGAGCAGCGGTGAAGCTTGCAGACTTCGGTCTTGCCATCGAGGTGCAGGCGGAGCAACAGGCATGGTTTG GTTTCGCAGGAACTCCGGGGTATCTGTCCCCAGAGGTGTTGAGAAAGGACCCGTACGGCAAGCCAGTGGACATATGGGCATGTG GTGTGATCCTGTACATCTTGTTGGTGGGATATCCTCCCTTCTGGGACGAGGACCAGCACAAACTGTACCAACAAATTAAGGCCGGTGCATATGAC TTTCCTTCTCCAGAGTGGGACACGGTGACCCCCGAGGCCAAGAATCTGATCAATCAGATGTTAACGATTAACCCTGCCAAAAGGATCACCTCCGACCAGGCCATCAAGCATCCCTGGGTCTGC CAACGCTCCACTGTGGCCTCCATGATGCACCGTCAAGAGACCGTGGAGTGTCTGCGCAAGTTCAACGCCAGGAGGAAACTTAAA GGAGCTATCCTCACAACAATGCTGGTGTCCAGGAACTTCTCAG TGGGACGGCAGCATACCAGCCCTGCCGCTACCACCAGCACGGccgcaatgacacaggaag cGTGCAAAACCTTACTAAACAAAAAGTCTGACGGTGTGAAG TCGCAGGGAACCAACAGTAAAAACAGTGtagtgagcagcagcagcaccaaaGACAGCAGCATGTCATCTTCAGCACCAATG gGCTCCACAGAGAGCTGTAATaacacagaagaggaggagatgaaaggtAGGAAAG TCGCTGCCTGTGAGTCTACTACTACAGACAGTGCAGTGTTAAGCCAGTGCAGCACTTTTGAGGACCAGACCCAGTTGCCTCAGTACCCGTCACCCACCT CTGGTCCCCTGCAGGAGGCTGCTAGCAGCCCCAGTGTCCCTCAGAGCTCCTGTCCTGCACCAGGGTCCGCTCTGTCGCCCCCCGCAGGCAGCAGCCGCAACCTGCAGCAGA CTCGTAAACAGGAGATAATAAAGATGACTGAGCAGCTGATTGAAGCCATCAACAATGGGGATTTCGAGGCTTACAC GAGAATCTGTGACCCTGGACTGACTTCTTTTGAGCCTGAGGCTCTTGGAAACCTGGTGGAGGGCATGGACTTCCACAAGTTCTACTTTGAGAACC TGCTGAGTAAAAACAGCAAGCCAGTGCACACCACCATCCTGAACCCCCACGTCCATCTGATCGGTGAGGATGCCGCCTGCATCGCCTACATCCGCCTGACGCAGTACATGGACACGCAGGGCCGGCCGCGCTCCTGCCAGTCGGAGGAGACGCGTGTGTGGCATCGCCGCGAAGCCAAATGGCTCAACGTGCATTTCCACTGCTCAGGAGCGCCGGCTGCACCCCTGCAGTGA
- the camk2g2 gene encoding calcium/calmodulin-dependent protein kinase type II subunit gamma isoform X10, translating into MSTVVTSTRFTDEYQLYEELGKGAFSIVRRCVKKSTGQEYAAKIINTKKLSARDHQKLDREARICRLLKHPNIVRLHDSISEEGFHYLVFDLVTGGELFEDIVAREYYSEADASHCINQILESVSHIHQHDIVHRDLKPENLLLASKMKGAAVKLADFGLAIEVQAEQQAWFGFAGTPGYLSPEVLRKDPYGKPVDIWACGVILYILLVGYPPFWDEDQHKLYQQIKAGAYDFPSPEWDTVTPEAKNLINQMLTINPAKRITSDQAIKHPWVCQRSTVASMMHRQETVECLRKFNARRKLKGAILTTMLVSRNFSVGRQHTSPAATTSTAAMTQEACKTLLNKKSDGVKSQGTNSKNSVVSSSSTKDSSMSSSAPMEAQTTVVHNPADGTKGSTESCNNTEEEEMKGRKARKQEIIKMTEQLIEAINNGDFEAYTRICDPGLTSFEPEALGNLVEGMDFHKFYFENLLSKNSKPVHTTILNPHVHLIGEDAACIAYIRLTQYMDTQGRPRSCQSEETRVWHRREAKWLNVHFHCSGAPAAPLQ; encoded by the exons ATCACCAGAAATTGGACCGGGAGGCCAGAATCTGTCGTCTGCTGAAACATCCAAACATAG TACGACTCCATGACAGCATCTCAGAGGAAGGCTTCCATTACCTTGTCTTTGACCT cgtCACTGGAGGAGAGCTGTTTGAGGACATTGTTGCCAGAGAGTATTACAGCGAGGCGGACGCCAG cCACTGCATCAATCAGATCCTGGAGAGCGTCAGTCACATCCACCAGCATGACATTGTGCACAGGGACCTCAAG CCAGAGAACCTGCTCCTGGCCAGTAAGATGAAGGGAGCAGCGGTGAAGCTTGCAGACTTCGGTCTTGCCATCGAGGTGCAGGCGGAGCAACAGGCATGGTTTG GTTTCGCAGGAACTCCGGGGTATCTGTCCCCAGAGGTGTTGAGAAAGGACCCGTACGGCAAGCCAGTGGACATATGGGCATGTG GTGTGATCCTGTACATCTTGTTGGTGGGATATCCTCCCTTCTGGGACGAGGACCAGCACAAACTGTACCAACAAATTAAGGCCGGTGCATATGAC TTTCCTTCTCCAGAGTGGGACACGGTGACCCCCGAGGCCAAGAATCTGATCAATCAGATGTTAACGATTAACCCTGCCAAAAGGATCACCTCCGACCAGGCCATCAAGCATCCCTGGGTCTGC CAACGCTCCACTGTGGCCTCCATGATGCACCGTCAAGAGACCGTGGAGTGTCTGCGCAAGTTCAACGCCAGGAGGAAACTTAAA GGAGCTATCCTCACAACAATGCTGGTGTCCAGGAACTTCTCAG TGGGACGGCAGCATACCAGCCCTGCCGCTACCACCAGCACGGccgcaatgacacaggaag cGTGCAAAACCTTACTAAACAAAAAGTCTGACGGTGTGAAG TCGCAGGGAACCAACAGTAAAAACAGTGtagtgagcagcagcagcaccaaaGACAGCAGCATGTCATCTTCAGCACCAATG GAAGCCCAGACAACTGTTGTACACAACCCAGCTGACGGCACCAAG gGCTCCACAGAGAGCTGTAATaacacagaagaggaggagatgaaaggtAGGAAAG CTCGTAAACAGGAGATAATAAAGATGACTGAGCAGCTGATTGAAGCCATCAACAATGGGGATTTCGAGGCTTACAC GAGAATCTGTGACCCTGGACTGACTTCTTTTGAGCCTGAGGCTCTTGGAAACCTGGTGGAGGGCATGGACTTCCACAAGTTCTACTTTGAGAACC TGCTGAGTAAAAACAGCAAGCCAGTGCACACCACCATCCTGAACCCCCACGTCCATCTGATCGGTGAGGATGCCGCCTGCATCGCCTACATCCGCCTGACGCAGTACATGGACACGCAGGGCCGGCCGCGCTCCTGCCAGTCGGAGGAGACGCGTGTGTGGCATCGCCGCGAAGCCAAATGGCTCAACGTGCATTTCCACTGCTCAGGAGCGCCGGCTGCACCCCTGCAGTGA
- the camk2g2 gene encoding calcium/calmodulin-dependent protein kinase type II subunit gamma isoform X7, with product MSTVVTSTRFTDEYQLYEELGKGAFSIVRRCVKKSTGQEYAAKIINTKKLSARDHQKLDREARICRLLKHPNIVRLHDSISEEGFHYLVFDLVTGGELFEDIVAREYYSEADASHCINQILESVSHIHQHDIVHRDLKPENLLLASKMKGAAVKLADFGLAIEVQAEQQAWFGFAGTPGYLSPEVLRKDPYGKPVDIWACGVILYILLVGYPPFWDEDQHKLYQQIKAGAYDFPSPEWDTVTPEAKNLINQMLTINPAKRITSDQAIKHPWVCQRSTVASMMHRQETVECLRKFNARRKLKGAILTTMLVSRNFSVGRQHTSPAATTSTAAMTQEACKTLLNKKSDGVKSQGTNSKNSVVSSSSTKDSSMSSSAPMEAQTTVVHNPADGTKGSTESCNNTEEEEMKGRKVAACESTTTDSAVLSQCSTFEDQTQLPQYPSPTSRKQEIIKMTEQLIEAINNGDFEAYTRICDPGLTSFEPEALGNLVEGMDFHKFYFENLLSKNSKPVHTTILNPHVHLIGEDAACIAYIRLTQYMDTQGRPRSCQSEETRVWHRREAKWLNVHFHCSGAPAAPLQ from the exons ATCACCAGAAATTGGACCGGGAGGCCAGAATCTGTCGTCTGCTGAAACATCCAAACATAG TACGACTCCATGACAGCATCTCAGAGGAAGGCTTCCATTACCTTGTCTTTGACCT cgtCACTGGAGGAGAGCTGTTTGAGGACATTGTTGCCAGAGAGTATTACAGCGAGGCGGACGCCAG cCACTGCATCAATCAGATCCTGGAGAGCGTCAGTCACATCCACCAGCATGACATTGTGCACAGGGACCTCAAG CCAGAGAACCTGCTCCTGGCCAGTAAGATGAAGGGAGCAGCGGTGAAGCTTGCAGACTTCGGTCTTGCCATCGAGGTGCAGGCGGAGCAACAGGCATGGTTTG GTTTCGCAGGAACTCCGGGGTATCTGTCCCCAGAGGTGTTGAGAAAGGACCCGTACGGCAAGCCAGTGGACATATGGGCATGTG GTGTGATCCTGTACATCTTGTTGGTGGGATATCCTCCCTTCTGGGACGAGGACCAGCACAAACTGTACCAACAAATTAAGGCCGGTGCATATGAC TTTCCTTCTCCAGAGTGGGACACGGTGACCCCCGAGGCCAAGAATCTGATCAATCAGATGTTAACGATTAACCCTGCCAAAAGGATCACCTCCGACCAGGCCATCAAGCATCCCTGGGTCTGC CAACGCTCCACTGTGGCCTCCATGATGCACCGTCAAGAGACCGTGGAGTGTCTGCGCAAGTTCAACGCCAGGAGGAAACTTAAA GGAGCTATCCTCACAACAATGCTGGTGTCCAGGAACTTCTCAG TGGGACGGCAGCATACCAGCCCTGCCGCTACCACCAGCACGGccgcaatgacacaggaag cGTGCAAAACCTTACTAAACAAAAAGTCTGACGGTGTGAAG TCGCAGGGAACCAACAGTAAAAACAGTGtagtgagcagcagcagcaccaaaGACAGCAGCATGTCATCTTCAGCACCAATG GAAGCCCAGACAACTGTTGTACACAACCCAGCTGACGGCACCAAG gGCTCCACAGAGAGCTGTAATaacacagaagaggaggagatgaaaggtAGGAAAG TCGCTGCCTGTGAGTCTACTACTACAGACAGTGCAGTGTTAAGCCAGTGCAGCACTTTTGAGGACCAGACCCAGTTGCCTCAGTACCCGTCACCCACCT CTCGTAAACAGGAGATAATAAAGATGACTGAGCAGCTGATTGAAGCCATCAACAATGGGGATTTCGAGGCTTACAC GAGAATCTGTGACCCTGGACTGACTTCTTTTGAGCCTGAGGCTCTTGGAAACCTGGTGGAGGGCATGGACTTCCACAAGTTCTACTTTGAGAACC TGCTGAGTAAAAACAGCAAGCCAGTGCACACCACCATCCTGAACCCCCACGTCCATCTGATCGGTGAGGATGCCGCCTGCATCGCCTACATCCGCCTGACGCAGTACATGGACACGCAGGGCCGGCCGCGCTCCTGCCAGTCGGAGGAGACGCGTGTGTGGCATCGCCGCGAAGCCAAATGGCTCAACGTGCATTTCCACTGCTCAGGAGCGCCGGCTGCACCCCTGCAGTGA